The Aedes aegypti strain LVP_AGWG chromosome 3, AaegL5.0 Primary Assembly, whole genome shotgun sequence genome contains a region encoding:
- the LOC5564636 gene encoding eukaryotic translation initiation factor 1A, X-chromosomal, with amino-acid sequence MPKNKGKGGKNRRRGKNENESEKRELIFKEDEQEYAQVTKMLGNGRLEAMCFDGVKRLCHIRGKLRKKVWINQGDIILIGLRDYQDSKADVILKYTPDEARNLKTYGEFPESVRINDTVTFVDNDLDDDIEFGDEYSSEEEVDAVDAI; translated from the exons ATGCCGAAGAATAAGGGAAAGGGAGGAAAGAACCGTCGTCGCGGTAAGAACGAAAACGAATCGGAAAAGCGTGAGCTGATCTTCAAGGAAGACGAACAGGAATACGCACAGGTCACAAAAATGCTCGGCAATGGCAGGCTGGAGGCGATGTGCTTCGACGGTGTCAAGCGATTGTGTCACATCAGAGGCAAGCTCCGGAAAAag GTCTGGATCAACCAGGGCGACATCATCCTCATCGGCTTGCGCGACTACCAGGACTCGAAAGCGGACGTCATCCTCAAGTATACCCCGGATGAGGCGCGAAATCTCAAGACCTACGGTGAGTTCCCAGAGTCGGTCCGCATCAACGACACAGTCACATTCGTCGACAACGACCTGGACGACGATATCGAGTTCGGTGACGAGTACAGCTCCGAGGAAGAGGTGGACGCCGTGGATGCTATTTGA